A genomic stretch from Corynebacterium terpenotabidum Y-11 includes:
- the hemG gene encoding protoporphyrinogen oxidase, whose amino-acid sequence MSGTTAPTIAVIGGGISGLAAALELRRSLGADADILVLEAYDRLGGKLKTVDFADGPVDMGAEAFLTRRTGLADLVDELGLADELRVPSGLRSCFYVDGHLVSAPGRTIMGIPARGVDVADVVSPETAARIDAEATTTPLDWAVGDDINVGTLVRSRYGEDAVARLVSPMLGGVYSCSADALGLRATVPALAAVFDDLASTGAPVHLSTAVASLLAEREDAARVLAERGEEPAPLFNSFAHGYRRLVRALADAADADVRLNTQVESVGRWNGRLWLEPVGEVDAVVVATPAPTAAVLLADVAPRAAGLLEAVELASSAVVGMRFDTDAGLPETTGVLLGTDARTHAKAFTFSSRKWPHLAERGGAFVRASFGTLADASLVDADDRTLIGYAVEDLRTVTGFQARPVETFVQRWWGGLPSYPEGHLARMSAVQADLATIPRIALAGAVLQGVGVPACADSGRDAARKIIAELG is encoded by the coding sequence ATGAGCGGGACAACAGCCCCCACTATCGCGGTGATCGGCGGCGGAATCTCGGGTCTGGCGGCCGCCCTCGAACTGCGTCGTTCCCTCGGCGCGGACGCCGACATCCTCGTACTGGAGGCCTATGACCGGCTCGGCGGGAAACTGAAGACCGTCGACTTCGCCGACGGCCCGGTTGACATGGGCGCAGAGGCCTTCCTCACCCGTCGCACCGGTCTGGCCGACCTCGTCGACGAGCTGGGTCTGGCCGATGAACTGCGTGTCCCTTCCGGGTTGCGCAGCTGCTTCTATGTCGACGGTCATCTGGTGTCGGCCCCGGGGCGCACCATCATGGGTATCCCGGCGCGCGGTGTCGATGTCGCCGATGTGGTCTCACCGGAGACGGCGGCCCGGATCGACGCTGAAGCGACGACCACCCCGCTGGACTGGGCGGTTGGCGACGACATCAATGTCGGGACCCTGGTCCGCAGTCGCTACGGGGAGGACGCGGTCGCCCGGCTGGTATCCCCGATGCTCGGTGGCGTGTACTCCTGCTCGGCAGATGCCCTCGGTCTGCGTGCCACTGTCCCGGCGCTTGCCGCGGTCTTTGACGACCTGGCATCGACCGGTGCGCCGGTGCACCTGTCGACCGCGGTGGCTAGTCTGCTGGCGGAGAGGGAGGACGCCGCCCGCGTGCTCGCGGAGCGGGGGGAGGAGCCGGCCCCACTGTTCAACAGTTTCGCCCACGGCTACCGCCGTCTCGTCCGGGCCCTGGCGGACGCCGCCGACGCCGATGTCCGACTCAACACCCAGGTGGAGTCCGTCGGCCGGTGGAATGGCCGACTCTGGCTGGAACCGGTCGGGGAGGTCGATGCGGTGGTTGTCGCGACCCCCGCACCGACGGCGGCGGTGCTGCTCGCCGATGTCGCCCCCCGCGCCGCAGGTCTGCTCGAGGCCGTGGAGCTCGCCAGTTCCGCCGTCGTGGGGATGCGGTTCGACACGGACGCAGGACTGCCGGAGACCACCGGTGTCCTGCTCGGGACGGACGCGAGGACCCACGCGAAGGCCTTCACCTTTTCCTCCCGGAAATGGCCGCATCTCGCGGAGCGGGGCGGTGCCTTTGTCCGTGCCAGTTTCGGCACCCTCGCCGATGCCAGCCTGGTTGATGCGGATGACCGGACCCTCATCGGCTACGCCGTGGAGGATCTGCGGACCGTCACCGGATTCCAGGCCCGCCCGGTCGAGACTTTCGTCCAGCGATGGTGGGGTGGTCTGCCCAGTTACCCGGAGGGCCACCTGGCCCGGATGTCCGCGGTGCAGGCGGATCTGGCGACGATCCCCCGGATCGCTCTGGCCGGTGCGGTCCTGCAGGGTGTGGGTGTGCCCGCCTGCGCTGATTCCGGTCGCGACGCCGCACGCAAGATCATCGCCGAACTCGGGTGA
- the hemE gene encoding uroporphyrinogen decarboxylase yields MTSTTTSSASSPTDRAAAARRAASDAPFLVAAAGGVPSRRPVWMMRQAGRSLPEYRALRTDVGMLESCFRPDLLAEITLQPVRRHDADAAILFSDIVVPLKAAGVGVDIVAGRGPVLDHPVRTLAEIAALPTVEPGQLDAVVEGIGGVLAELRDDQVLIGFAGAPFTLASYIVEGGPSKNHGITKALMYSEPATWHALMEKLTPTVITFLRAQLEAGIDALQLFDSWAGFLSLKDYREFVAPYSRRIFDAVRPYGVPMIHFGVNTTELLGEMAAVGPDIIGVDWKTPLDVAAARVTAHLTEVGLPAPRAIQGNLDPAVLLAGPEVIADQVGRICAEADAAIAAGDARGHIFNLGHGVLPETDPDAITRAFAEVHAR; encoded by the coding sequence GTGACCTCTACGACGACTTCCTCGGCGTCCTCGCCGACCGACAGAGCGGCCGCCGCACGTCGGGCAGCTTCGGATGCACCCTTCCTTGTTGCCGCCGCCGGTGGTGTGCCCTCCCGCCGTCCGGTATGGATGATGCGGCAGGCCGGTCGGTCCCTGCCGGAGTACCGTGCGCTGCGCACGGACGTGGGCATGCTCGAGTCCTGTTTCCGGCCCGATCTGCTCGCCGAAATCACCCTGCAGCCGGTGCGCCGCCATGACGCGGACGCCGCCATCCTCTTCTCCGACATCGTGGTGCCACTCAAGGCCGCCGGCGTGGGGGTGGACATCGTCGCCGGCAGAGGGCCGGTCCTCGACCACCCGGTCCGTACCCTCGCCGAGATTGCCGCGCTGCCGACCGTGGAGCCCGGGCAACTCGACGCCGTCGTCGAGGGCATCGGCGGCGTTCTCGCGGAGTTGCGCGACGACCAGGTCCTCATCGGTTTCGCCGGCGCCCCGTTCACCCTGGCGTCCTACATCGTCGAAGGTGGCCCGTCGAAGAACCACGGGATCACCAAAGCGCTGATGTACTCCGAACCCGCCACCTGGCACGCACTCATGGAGAAGCTGACGCCCACCGTCATCACGTTCCTGCGTGCCCAGCTCGAGGCGGGGATCGACGCCCTGCAGCTGTTCGACTCTTGGGCAGGGTTCCTCTCCCTGAAGGATTACCGGGAGTTCGTGGCCCCGTATTCACGCCGCATCTTCGACGCGGTCCGCCCCTACGGTGTGCCGATGATCCACTTCGGGGTGAACACCACCGAGCTGCTCGGTGAGATGGCGGCAGTCGGCCCCGACATCATCGGGGTCGACTGGAAGACGCCACTGGACGTCGCCGCCGCCCGGGTGACCGCCCACCTGACCGAGGTCGGGCTGCCCGCGCCACGGGCGATCCAGGGCAACCTCGACCCGGCGGTCCTGTTGGCCGGCCCCGAGGTGATCGCCGACCAGGTCGGCCGGATCTGTGCGGAGGCGGACGCGGCCATCGCTGCCGGCGACGCCCGCGGCCATATCTTCAACCTGGGGCACGGCGTGCTGCCGGAGACTGATCCGGACGCCATCACCCGTGCCTTCGCGGAGGTGCATGCCCGATGA
- a CDS encoding DUF3000 domain-containing protein, giving the protein MSHESPADTATDASARSVPTVPPAAFRAAVDSMTSAALRTGVSLTDIRPPQKLAPYSHAVGLEIDRDTVGNELLPHVGDGDGDAFGRLILLHDPAGDEGPGLMRLVAYIQADMDAATVGDPLLPDVAWEWLTDGLDGCLTGPGVGYRDLGGTVTSTTSVRHGDIGGPPRAFQLEMRASWSATGTDLSGHVTAFSEVLASVAGLPPAGVTVLGAKARR; this is encoded by the coding sequence GTGAGCCACGAGAGTCCAGCAGACACCGCCACCGATGCCTCCGCCCGGTCCGTCCCGACGGTACCCCCTGCCGCGTTCCGGGCCGCCGTGGACTCGATGACCTCCGCTGCGCTGCGTACCGGCGTCTCCCTGACTGACATCCGGCCCCCGCAGAAACTCGCCCCGTACAGCCACGCCGTCGGTCTGGAGATTGACCGTGACACCGTCGGCAATGAGCTCCTCCCCCATGTCGGCGACGGCGACGGGGATGCCTTCGGTCGACTGATCCTCCTGCACGATCCGGCCGGGGACGAGGGGCCCGGGCTGATGCGGCTGGTCGCCTATATCCAGGCGGACATGGACGCCGCGACCGTTGGCGATCCACTGCTGCCCGACGTGGCCTGGGAATGGCTGACCGACGGACTCGACGGGTGCCTCACCGGCCCCGGGGTGGGCTACCGTGACCTGGGCGGGACGGTCACTTCCACGACCTCTGTCCGGCACGGGGACATCGGTGGGCCACCCCGCGCCTTTCAGTTGGAGATGCGGGCGTCCTGGTCCGCCACCGGCACGGACCTGTCGGGGCACGTCACCGCGTTCTCGGAGGTGTTGGCCTCCGTCGCCGGACTGCCCCCCGCCGGGGTGACGGTCCTGGGTGCCAAGGCCAGGCGCTGA
- a CDS encoding HRDC domain-containing protein, which translates to MTHPDDHHHLTSPRDGLPPLADTPEAVAEVAAALADGTGPVAVDTERASGFRFDDRAWLVQLRRTGAGTHLVDPAQVPQFGSLLVPVMNSTPWILHAAHTDLPALTTLGWRAVRLHDTQIAGRLLGYGQIGLAGMLTELLGVTVAKDKGREDWSARPLPRDMLTYAALDVELLTELLDAALSLLRSRGDAEGRDRIGWYDQECDRVLSDWSYPVSVGDWTRLRGIGAVRDPRGLELARRLTDIRTDVARRRDTPPERVVDSSTIIEMARSPYRAEDVLRQRRHGRGSPRFSGELRSRLLAGVREALAVDAASLPPRPVGRGGHPDHRTWATDFPVADHLLTGFRTAVDDLAADLGLHPSELMVSRSVRAVAWEVSLVLPVTGERKSATDLGSDPVGWAEDLLGHHLGREGARDWQIDLLVPVFLPTLAAEMPV; encoded by the coding sequence GTGACCCATCCTGACGACCACCATCATCTCACGTCCCCCCGGGACGGACTGCCGCCGCTGGCGGACACCCCGGAGGCCGTCGCTGAGGTCGCTGCAGCCCTCGCCGACGGCACCGGCCCCGTCGCGGTCGACACCGAACGTGCCTCAGGTTTCCGCTTCGATGACCGGGCTTGGCTCGTCCAGCTGCGGCGGACCGGGGCCGGTACCCACCTTGTCGATCCCGCACAGGTTCCACAGTTCGGCAGCCTGCTGGTCCCGGTGATGAACTCCACACCGTGGATTCTCCACGCCGCGCACACCGACCTGCCTGCCTTGACCACGCTCGGCTGGCGCGCGGTACGGCTCCACGACACTCAGATCGCCGGTCGGCTCCTGGGTTACGGGCAGATCGGTCTCGCCGGGATGCTCACCGAGCTGCTGGGGGTGACCGTCGCGAAGGACAAGGGCCGGGAGGACTGGTCCGCCCGCCCGCTGCCCCGGGACATGCTGACCTACGCCGCGCTCGACGTGGAGCTGCTCACGGAACTGCTGGACGCCGCCCTGTCCCTGCTTCGTTCGCGTGGGGACGCCGAGGGGCGTGACCGGATCGGCTGGTACGACCAGGAATGCGACCGGGTTCTGTCTGACTGGTCATACCCGGTCAGTGTCGGTGACTGGACCCGGCTGCGCGGTATCGGCGCGGTCCGGGATCCGCGGGGGCTGGAACTGGCCCGTCGGCTCACTGACATCCGGACCGATGTCGCCCGCCGCCGGGACACCCCACCGGAGCGGGTCGTCGACTCGTCCACCATCATCGAGATGGCCCGTTCCCCGTACCGGGCCGAAGACGTGCTGCGCCAGCGGCGTCACGGCCGTGGCAGTCCCCGGTTCTCCGGGGAACTCCGGTCCCGCCTCCTCGCCGGAGTGCGTGAGGCGTTGGCCGTGGACGCCGCGTCCTTGCCGCCCCGCCCGGTTGGCCGTGGAGGGCACCCGGACCACCGCACCTGGGCCACTGACTTCCCGGTGGCGGACCACCTGCTCACCGGCTTCCGCACCGCCGTCGACGATCTGGCCGCCGACCTCGGGCTGCACCCCTCGGAGCTGATGGTGAGCCGCTCCGTCCGGGCAGTGGCCTGGGAGGTGTCCCTGGTGCTGCCCGTCACCGGGGAGCGAAAGTCGGCCACCGACCTGGGCTCCGACCCGGTGGGGTGGGCGGAGGATCTCCTCGGTCACCACCTCGGACGCGAGGGTGCCCGCGACTGGCAGATCGACCTCTTGGTTCCGGTGTTCCTGCCGACCCTGGCCGCAGAAATGCCGGTGTGA
- a CDS encoding 1-deoxy-D-xylulose-5-phosphate synthase, which yields MSVLGTVSSPADLRTLDQASLTTLAAEIREFLVATVASTGGHLGPNLGVVELTLAVHRVFRSPVDPVIFDTGHQSYVHKILTGRRDLFDTLRRFDGLSGYPSREESPHDWTESSHASASLSCADGLSRAFALTGQDDRCVVAVIGDGALTGGMAWEALNNIAEGDGRRLVVVVNDNGLSYSPTVGGLVGPRRASVPRKLFGDLGLTYLGPVDGHDLEALERTLRQARDHGGPVIVHTVTEKGHGYAPAVNDDIDRMHSTGIIDPVSGQRRTGGGRTWTGVFADELTAVGAEREDIVAVTAAMAGPTGLDRFAARFPERTVDVGIAEQHAVTCAAGLATGGLHPVVAVYSTFLNRAFDQLLMDVALLHLPVTLVLDRAGVTGPDGASHHGMWDLSVTGTVPGIRVAAPRDGARTAAALRRCTAVSDGPTVLRFPKGEVPADVPALRSTPDFDILADGGEVTADGLEVLVVNYGALTAQSFAAASALVDAGHHVTVIDPVWVTPVADSLVDAARDVDLVITVEDNGVHGGAGQQFHRALVAAEVDIPVRYLALEQRFLTHGTRAEILAESRLDPTSAGRRAADWVEHLRR from the coding sequence ATGTCTGTTCTCGGAACGGTGTCGTCACCGGCGGATCTGCGGACGCTCGACCAGGCGTCCCTGACCACGCTCGCGGCGGAGATCCGGGAGTTCCTCGTGGCGACGGTAGCCTCCACCGGGGGGCACCTCGGACCAAATCTCGGGGTCGTGGAACTCACCCTGGCCGTCCACCGGGTTTTCCGCTCCCCGGTGGACCCCGTCATCTTCGACACCGGCCACCAGAGCTACGTCCACAAGATCCTCACCGGGCGGCGGGACCTGTTCGACACCCTTCGGCGCTTCGACGGTCTGTCCGGCTACCCGTCTCGGGAGGAGAGCCCGCACGACTGGACCGAATCCTCCCACGCGTCAGCATCCCTGTCCTGTGCCGACGGACTGTCCCGGGCATTTGCACTCACCGGTCAGGACGACCGATGCGTAGTCGCGGTGATCGGGGACGGGGCCCTGACCGGGGGCATGGCATGGGAGGCGTTGAACAATATTGCCGAGGGCGACGGGCGGCGACTCGTTGTGGTGGTCAACGACAACGGACTGTCCTACTCGCCGACAGTCGGTGGCCTGGTCGGTCCGCGCAGGGCGTCGGTCCCGCGGAAGCTGTTCGGTGACCTCGGGCTGACGTACCTCGGACCGGTCGACGGTCATGACCTCGAGGCCCTGGAGCGCACCCTGCGTCAGGCGCGGGACCACGGCGGTCCGGTGATCGTCCACACCGTCACCGAGAAAGGGCACGGGTACGCCCCGGCGGTCAACGACGACATTGACCGGATGCACTCCACCGGGATCATCGACCCGGTGTCCGGTCAGCGCAGGACCGGTGGCGGCCGCACCTGGACCGGTGTCTTCGCCGACGAACTCACCGCAGTCGGTGCGGAGCGGGAGGACATCGTCGCGGTGACTGCCGCGATGGCCGGGCCGACCGGTCTCGACAGGTTCGCCGCCCGTTTCCCGGAGCGCACCGTCGACGTGGGCATCGCCGAACAACATGCCGTGACCTGCGCGGCGGGGCTGGCGACAGGGGGACTGCACCCGGTGGTGGCGGTCTACTCGACCTTTCTCAACCGGGCGTTCGACCAGTTGCTCATGGATGTCGCTCTGCTGCATCTTCCGGTGACCCTCGTCCTGGACCGGGCCGGCGTCACCGGGCCGGACGGGGCGAGCCACCACGGGATGTGGGACCTGTCGGTCACCGGTACGGTGCCCGGGATCCGGGTCGCCGCCCCCCGTGACGGGGCGAGGACGGCCGCCGCCCTGCGGCGGTGTACCGCCGTCTCCGACGGGCCGACGGTGCTGCGCTTCCCGAAGGGGGAGGTGCCGGCAGACGTCCCGGCGCTGCGCTCCACCCCGGATTTCGACATCCTCGCCGACGGAGGGGAGGTCACAGCGGACGGCCTCGAGGTTCTCGTGGTCAATTACGGGGCGTTAACGGCCCAGTCCTTCGCCGCGGCGTCCGCTCTGGTGGACGCCGGGCACCATGTCACCGTCATTGACCCGGTGTGGGTCACCCCGGTCGCCGACAGTCTCGTGGACGCGGCGCGGGATGTGGACCTTGTCATCACTGTTGAGGACAACGGGGTCCACGGTGGTGCCGGGCAACAGTTCCACCGGGCGCTCGTCGCCGCGGAGGTGGACATCCCGGTGCGTTACCTGGCACTGGAACAGCGCTTCCTCACCCACGGGACGCGTGCTGAGATCCTCGCGGAGTCCCGTCTCGATCCCACGTCCGCCGGGCGCCGAGCCGCCGACTGGGTGGAACATCTCCGCCGCTGA
- a CDS encoding class I SAM-dependent RNA methyltransferase, translated as MILDIDGPAHGGAAVARFGPEAGERAGQVVFVRGALPGETGVPVILDPAPSAARRFLTGQVADVTLITGVSPHRVAPVCAAAAAGAGCCDLDIVDVDGAAEWKRRVVVDQFTRIGHLDLGAGERVPVTVVSPPPQTGYRTRVRLGVDRDGQVGLRRFGSHGIVPVDRAVCAQWAPALVDGLAEELASLDPTPGAEICIAVGDNGARSVVELTKEPTGRKTSRGRRPGRRRDTTVRRRTRRRVLVGDGTVTHTVNGVTWTVPAEAFWQAHLSAPSVYSSWIASTLAGTQPVTEPSGTAGESGRPVVWDLYGGAGVFAAAVADALPGTAVDSVDIASDSTAVGQTVLADRDVRFVDGDVGACLPELRGAGDDGHPLHAVVLDPPRTGAGKKVLEEIAQRCPEHILHIGCDPATAARDAGILCSHGYRPVSLTAVDAFGLTHHVEVLAHYVRDAGQR; from the coding sequence GTGATCCTCGACATCGACGGTCCCGCCCACGGTGGGGCGGCGGTGGCCCGCTTCGGACCAGAGGCCGGTGAGCGGGCGGGCCAGGTCGTCTTCGTCCGCGGAGCGCTGCCGGGGGAGACCGGCGTCCCGGTGATCCTGGATCCCGCACCCTCGGCAGCCCGACGGTTCCTCACCGGTCAGGTCGCCGACGTCACTCTGATCACCGGGGTCTCCCCGCACCGGGTGGCGCCGGTCTGCGCGGCTGCGGCCGCCGGGGCCGGCTGCTGCGACCTGGACATCGTTGACGTAGACGGCGCGGCGGAGTGGAAGCGACGCGTCGTCGTCGACCAGTTCACCCGCATCGGTCACCTCGATCTCGGGGCAGGTGAGCGGGTGCCGGTCACGGTCGTCTCCCCACCGCCGCAGACCGGGTATCGCACCAGGGTCCGGCTCGGGGTCGACCGGGACGGCCAGGTCGGCCTGCGCCGCTTCGGCAGCCACGGCATTGTCCCGGTCGACCGGGCCGTGTGCGCCCAGTGGGCCCCGGCCCTGGTCGACGGACTGGCCGAGGAGCTGGCGTCCCTGGATCCCACACCGGGAGCGGAGATCTGCATCGCCGTCGGAGACAACGGTGCCCGCTCGGTGGTGGAACTGACGAAGGAACCGACCGGGCGGAAGACCTCCCGTGGCCGACGCCCCGGACGTCGCCGGGATACCACGGTGCGCCGTCGGACCCGCCGACGCGTCCTCGTGGGGGACGGGACGGTCACCCATACAGTCAACGGTGTGACCTGGACTGTTCCGGCCGAAGCGTTCTGGCAGGCGCACCTGTCCGCGCCGTCGGTGTACAGCTCCTGGATCGCCAGCACGCTCGCTGGCACCCAGCCGGTCACCGAGCCGTCAGGTACAGCCGGGGAATCCGGCCGACCGGTGGTGTGGGACCTGTACGGCGGAGCCGGGGTGTTCGCCGCCGCCGTGGCCGATGCGCTGCCGGGCACCGCCGTGGACAGCGTCGACATCGCCTCGGACTCCACTGCTGTCGGCCAGACCGTTCTCGCGGACCGGGACGTCCGCTTCGTCGACGGTGACGTCGGTGCCTGTCTGCCGGAACTGCGCGGGGCGGGCGACGACGGTCACCCGCTGCATGCGGTGGTCCTCGATCCGCCGCGCACCGGCGCCGGGAAGAAGGTCCTGGAAGAGATCGCCCAGCGGTGTCCGGAGCATATTCTGCACATCGGCTGCGACCCGGCCACTGCAGCCCGGGATGCCGGAATCCTCTGCTCCCACGGGTACCGGCCGGTGTCACTGACCGCGGTGGACGCGTTCGGCCTGACCCACCATGTCGAGGTACTCGCCCATTACGTGCGCGACGCCGGGCAGCGGTGA
- a CDS encoding DUF3159 domain-containing protein, with the protein MSRPTEPSILEQLGGLSGMIATVIPVLVLVPVNARWGLGPALVSAVVVAVLIFLWRLARRETLMPAVSGILGVALCALIAWLTGDAKGYFAYGIWYSLVAGIAFTVSTLVRWPLVGVIWHGINGEPQRWRSSRTGIRVYSVATLAWAAVFFARFIVQQWLYTQDDAVGILGITRILMGLPLTAVVVLITVWAVRTAGRAERVGRHAALPTADSEAEQ; encoded by the coding sequence GTGAGCCGACCCACCGAACCGAGCATTCTCGAACAGCTCGGGGGACTGTCCGGCATGATCGCCACAGTCATCCCCGTGCTGGTGCTCGTACCGGTCAACGCACGTTGGGGTCTTGGCCCGGCACTTGTCAGTGCCGTGGTCGTGGCGGTGCTCATATTCCTGTGGCGACTCGCCCGCCGGGAGACGCTCATGCCCGCCGTCTCCGGCATCCTCGGTGTCGCGCTGTGCGCCCTCATCGCCTGGCTCACCGGGGACGCCAAAGGGTACTTCGCCTACGGCATCTGGTACTCACTGGTTGCCGGTATCGCCTTCACCGTGTCCACCCTGGTGCGCTGGCCGTTGGTCGGGGTGATCTGGCACGGTATCAACGGGGAGCCCCAGCGGTGGCGCAGTAGCCGTACCGGGATCCGGGTCTACTCGGTGGCGACGCTGGCCTGGGCGGCGGTCTTCTTCGCCCGGTTCATCGTCCAGCAGTGGCTCTACACCCAGGATGACGCCGTGGGAATCCTCGGCATCACCCGCATTCTCATGGGCCTTCCGCTCACCGCGGTCGTCGTCCTCATCACCGTCTGGGCGGTCCGCACCGCAGGCCGGGCGGAACGGGTGGGTCGGCATGCCGCGCTCCCCACGGCAGACAGCGAGGCGGAACAGTGA
- a CDS encoding DUF3710 domain-containing protein — MWPFGKKRNAPSTAEGTDQQDGPQAEVDRSEAPAQPSVTDGATTVFDPVNGDFGPFDGDAVNYREFDFSDFAKGGLDLGSMMVPVPHSAEVQVEMGSEGPRQIHILTPHGRITPAAFAAPRSGGQWAADIDEFAEGMVGDGLEVTRRTNDWGTELVGTIGEGVVRVIGVDGPRWMLRMTLAGPASSADALAELAYDVISRTFVNRGDEPAPAGRALPVVIPAAMAEELKKTVARQAEEAKKAQQTPQASQPAPAARRRTGGTAGSRMEGSE, encoded by the coding sequence ATGTGGCCATTCGGCAAGAAGAGGAACGCGCCGTCGACGGCGGAGGGCACCGACCAGCAGGACGGGCCACAGGCGGAAGTTGACCGGTCGGAGGCACCGGCCCAGCCGTCTGTCACCGACGGAGCGACCACGGTTTTTGACCCGGTGAACGGTGACTTCGGTCCTTTCGACGGAGATGCGGTGAATTACCGTGAATTCGACTTCTCCGACTTCGCCAAGGGCGGCCTGGATCTCGGATCGATGATGGTCCCGGTGCCGCACTCCGCCGAGGTCCAGGTGGAGATGGGATCCGAGGGGCCCCGACAGATCCATATCCTGACCCCGCACGGTCGGATTACCCCGGCAGCCTTCGCCGCGCCACGGAGCGGGGGACAGTGGGCCGCCGACATCGACGAGTTCGCCGAGGGCATGGTCGGTGACGGACTCGAGGTCACCCGACGAACCAACGACTGGGGAACCGAGCTGGTGGGGACCATCGGTGAGGGCGTCGTCCGGGTGATCGGAGTCGATGGTCCACGGTGGATGCTGCGGATGACCCTGGCCGGCCCGGCGTCCTCCGCCGATGCGCTTGCGGAACTCGCCTACGACGTTATCTCCCGCACCTTCGTCAACCGTGGTGACGAGCCGGCCCCCGCCGGGCGTGCTCTCCCGGTGGTCATCCCGGCGGCGATGGCGGAGGAACTGAAGAAGACCGTGGCCAGGCAGGCGGAAGAGGCCAAGAAGGCGCAGCAGACCCCGCAGGCGTCGCAGCCTGCTCCGGCTGCGCGCCGCCGGACCGGTGGTACCGCGGGGAGCAGGATGGAGGGCTCCGAGTGA
- the dut gene encoding dUTP diphosphatase has protein sequence MNESSEEALRVHRLDPDLPLPRRAHPTDAGIDLYSAETLTMEPGQRALVGTGLAIALPVGTVGLVHPRSGLAWKKGLSIVNAPGTVDADYRGEIKICLINLDPETPVTVTRGDRIAQLLVQRVSLCDVTEVADPADLGETVRGTGGHGSTGS, from the coding sequence ATGAACGAATCCTCCGAGGAAGCGCTGCGCGTCCACCGGCTCGACCCGGACCTGCCGCTGCCGCGTCGGGCCCACCCCACAGACGCCGGAATTGACCTGTACAGTGCGGAGACACTCACGATGGAGCCCGGGCAGAGGGCTCTGGTCGGGACCGGACTGGCGATCGCCCTGCCGGTCGGTACCGTGGGGCTGGTGCACCCCCGGAGCGGGTTGGCGTGGAAGAAGGGGCTGTCGATCGTCAACGCCCCGGGCACCGTGGACGCTGACTACCGGGGGGAGATCAAGATCTGTCTGATCAACCTTGACCCGGAGACCCCGGTAACCGTCACCCGCGGTGATCGGATCGCCCAGCTGCTCGTCCAGCGGGTCAGTCTGTGCGATGTCACGGAAGTCGCTGACCCCGCCGATCTCGGGGAGACCGTCCGAGGTACCGGTGGCCACGGATCGACCGGGAGCTGA
- a CDS encoding DUF3093 domain-containing protein: MYDAEPTGDDVAPEPAKEPSHSSSTGSGPAVLYVERQPVPLSWWLIGIGVAALLAWQGQMSREWYWGVVVGILALVAVVWSLIYASRNRVIVERDSRGETWLRVGDASLPRSAVSRTVSVPPTARRAAMGRQLDPAAFVVHRTWIPAMAMFILDDEDDPTPYWLISTAEPETVLKVFGAPVD; encoded by the coding sequence GTGTACGACGCCGAACCGACAGGAGATGACGTGGCCCCGGAACCCGCCAAGGAGCCTTCCCACAGCAGTTCCACCGGCTCCGGTCCTGCGGTCCTCTATGTTGAGCGTCAGCCGGTACCGCTGTCCTGGTGGCTCATCGGCATCGGTGTAGCTGCTCTGCTCGCCTGGCAGGGGCAGATGAGCCGGGAATGGTACTGGGGAGTCGTGGTCGGGATTCTCGCCCTGGTCGCGGTGGTGTGGTCCCTCATCTACGCCTCCCGGAACCGGGTGATCGTCGAGCGGGACAGCCGAGGGGAAACCTGGCTCCGGGTCGGGGACGCCTCGCTCCCCCGCTCCGCGGTATCCCGAACCGTGTCGGTCCCCCCCACCGCCCGCAGGGCCGCTATGGGACGGCAGCTGGATCCCGCCGCCTTTGTGGTCCACCGGACCTGGATCCCCGCGATGGCCATGTTCATCCTCGACGATGAGGATGACCCGACCCCCTACTGGCTGATTTCCACCGCTGAGCCAGAGACCGTACTGAAGGTCTTCGGGGCACCGGTCGACTGA
- a CDS encoding DUF4193 domain-containing protein yields the protein MATDYDAPRTRPEDEIETDSLEGLKAAEKAEPEIDDTDDGDIVEPLDIPMADLSGEELSGEVIPRQNDEFTCSVCFLVQHRNRIAEKDSDGGFICVDCA from the coding sequence ATGGCGACTGACTATGACGCACCGCGGACCCGTCCGGAGGATGAGATCGAGACCGATTCGCTCGAGGGACTCAAGGCCGCGGAGAAGGCGGAACCGGAGATCGACGACACCGATGACGGCGACATCGTCGAGCCCCTGGACATCCCGATGGCGGACCTGTCCGGTGAAGAGCTCAGTGGCGAGGTGATCCCCCGGCAAAATGACGAGTTCACCTGTTCGGTGTGCTTCCTCGTGCAGCACCGCAACCGCATCGCGGAGAAGGACAGCGACGGCGGATTCATCTGCGTCGACTGTGCCTGA